A window from Bufo bufo chromosome 1, aBufBuf1.1, whole genome shotgun sequence encodes these proteins:
- the SEMA7A gene encoding semaphorin-7A has protein sequence MKLYRHILLNVSLLIPISLANMRMDPRLTHPVKGKWSFSLPKEEANAVFYLSENHSLYIGGEQILYHFNFERIKNYTMEADSEYCQEKCTNDVTFVGQLSGKLTVCGTNADDPGCWAMDGEKFQRLKYPWAEQMAPRTPVANYNILISGNQVYSTLPRITNNGGSMKKVLFRKIHGEKPLLYTGDKFFRYPEFVKSLVVEKEEKIQNKILLFFTEDNDETRTVEKRLAMVAQLCKEESGSAKPNTRNVFSTALKSRMICGNQLTGQYYPHLQDIYFVQRKSKNVIYGLFKNAWNHSAVCSYEVEHIEHLFKTSSLLGSSQKDLRIRPGTCLKTFTPEETSEEASSYPELTDWLWPSANRTVFQNLENYRKIVVDVITTVNQETYSVIILATDDGTVHKVVELEDGALNILKVIPFKQKGRLQFMELDPKEHMLYMGTTREISRLSLDDCSAYNTCCTDCIQARDPFCGWIDGKCDSVLKHNSTMLLQNLKQNAICNQEKESSIMYLKGNRPLSTETQAYETQYFLTCPTMSKHASYTWKNGDTEMEKCNSSRDICELIINKVAYPGEYKCIVKELDTERAVLSYKFEEFNIATQIQCIWLLVLPIQLLLLM, from the exons GTAAATGGTCTTTTTCTCTACCCAAAGAGGAGGCAAATGCTGTCTTCTACCTATCAGAAAATCATTCTTTGTACATTGGAGGAGAACAGATTTTGTATCATTTTAACTTTGAGAGGATAAAGAATTACACG ATGGAAGCTGATTCAGAATACTGTCAAGAGAAG TGCACAAATGATGTAACATTTGTGGGACAACTATCAGGAAAGCTTACTGTCTGTGGTACCAATGCGGACGATCCTGGCTGCTGGGCCATG GATGGTGAAAAATTTCAGAGGCTTAAATATCCATGGGCTGAACAAATGGCTCCTCGCACCCCAGTGGCCAATTATAACATTTTAATTTCAG GAAACCAGGTATACTCTACATTGCCCCGAATAACCAACAATGGAGGGAGTATGAAGAAAGTCTTATTTCGCAAAATCCATGGTGAAAAACCATTACTGTACACAGGAGATAAATTTTTCAGAT ATCCAGAGTTTGTGAAGTCTCTAGTTgtggagaaagaagaaaaaatacaaaataagatTCTTCTCTTCTTCACTGAGGATAATGATGAAACCAGAACAGTAGAGAAGAGACTGGCTATGGTGGCTCAGCTTTGTAAG GAAGAGAGCGGATCAGCAAAACCCAATACCCGCAACGTATTTAGTACGGCACTGAAATCACGTATGATATGTGGAAACCAATTAACTGGGCAATATTATCCACACCTACAAGACATCTACTTTGTGCAAAGAAAATCAAAGAATGTGATTTATGGACTTTTCAAAAATGCATG GAATCACAGTGCGGTGTGCTCTTATGAGGTTGAGCATATTGAACATCTTTTCAAAACTTCAAGCTTGTTGGGTTCCTCTCAAAAAGACCTAAGGATTCGACCAGGAACG TGCCTTAAAACTTTCACCCCTGAGGAGACCTCAGAAGAGGCATCCAGCTATCCAGAACTAACAGACTGGTTGTGGCCATCAGCAAATAGGACTGTTTTCCAAAATCTTGAAAACTACAGAAAAATAGTAGTGGATGTGATAACCACAGTGAACCAGGAAACCTACAGTGTTATCATATTAGCCACAG ATGATGGAACTGTACACAAGGTTGTAGAGCTGGAAGATGGGGCTTTAAATATTCTTAAAGTGATCCCCTTTAAACAAAAAGGAAGACTACAGTTCATGGAATTGGATCCAAAGGAG CACATGTTGTATATGGGAACTACTCGAGAAATTTCCAGACTATCACTTGATGACTGTTCGGCCTATAACACATGCTGCACGGACTGTATTCAGGCAAGAGACCCCTTCTGTGGTTGGATTGATGGAAAATGTGACTCAGTCCTAAAGCATAACAG CACCATGTTACTTCAGAACCTGAAACAGAATGCTATATGCAACCAGGAAAAGG agTCATCAATAATGTACCTAAAAGGAAATCGGCCTCTATCCACAGAGACGCAGGCATATGAAACACAGTATTTTTTGACATGTCCAACCATGTCTAAGCATGCCAGTTACACCTGGAAAAACGGTGACACGGAAATGGAAAAATGTAACTCCAGTCGTGACATCTGTGAACTGATCATCAATAAAGTCGCCTACCCTGGGGAATACAAATGTATAGTGAAGGAATTGGACACAGAACGTGCAGTATTAAGCTATAAATTTGAGGAATTTAACATCGCCACCCAGATTCAGTGTATCTGGCTTCTGGTATTGCCTATTCAGTTACTGTTGTTAATGTGA